The following are encoded in a window of Desulfuromonas sp. genomic DNA:
- a CDS encoding DUF1820 domain-containing protein: MFRIIFTSQGKGYELYARKINQGEMYGFVEIEEIVFGERTNLVVDPSEEALRREFSGIKKMLIPFHSISRIDEVEKEGPGKVIALNGEESVVPPVGMFPSDKSE; the protein is encoded by the coding sequence ATCTTCAGAATCATTTTTACCAGTCAGGGCAAAGGCTACGAACTTTATGCGCGCAAGATCAACCAGGGCGAGATGTACGGCTTCGTCGAAATCGAGGAGATCGTTTTTGGCGAGCGGACGAACCTGGTTGTTGACCCATCCGAAGAAGCCCTGCGCCGTGAATTCTCCGGAATCAAGAAGATGCTGATTCCGTTTCACTCGATCAGCCGGATTGATGAAGTCGAGAAAGAGGGGCCGGGTAAGGTGATTGCGCTGAATGGTGAAGAAAGCGTGGTTCCTCCTGTTGGTATGTTCCCATCTGATAAATCCGAATAA